The following are from one region of the Nitrospirota bacterium genome:
- a CDS encoding LamG domain-containing protein has product MVARFRTTATYQGVGRGLYSERESATPILKFDMLDGVSHHSALLTVRDGSSHLLQVRGTVAIDDGKWHTVAMVLDGTVGYVYVDGVLDATNSNGSLDMTGYPTDTPITFGNDPDGAGDFLGDVDFFFGYSRALSASEIACLTANPYAVFEAPHRAFRFHAAGGLIVKVIAEEGTGTDALPGPSATLALEDAGAGADAVGIITEVVRTVQDLAAGSDLVGRVSVFLSVFDAGSGGEAPGIGVSLSVSEAGAGADAVSVLEAVLKTVADAAVGLDTM; this is encoded by the coding sequence ATGGTTGCCCGTTTCAGGACGACTGCTACGTATCAGGGTGTTGGCCGTGGCCTGTACTCGGAACGCGAAAGTGCGACTCCCATCTTGAAGTTCGATATGCTGGACGGCGTGTCCCACCATTCCGCCCTGCTGACGGTCAGGGACGGCAGCAGCCACCTTCTGCAGGTGCGAGGCACAGTGGCTATAGACGATGGGAAGTGGCATACGGTGGCGATGGTTCTGGACGGAACCGTGGGATATGTCTATGTCGACGGGGTTCTGGACGCCACCAACTCCAACGGCAGTCTTGACATGACCGGCTACCCCACCGACACTCCCATCACCTTCGGCAATGACCCGGATGGTGCCGGGGATTTTCTTGGAGACGTGGATTTCTTTTTTGGTTATTCCCGCGCCCTTTCGGCCTCGGAAATAGCCTGCCTTACTGCAAACCCCTACGCCGTGTTCGAGGCTCCGCACAGGGCGTTTCGGTTCCATGCGGCGGGAGGCCTCATTGTGAAGGTCATCGCGGAGGAGGGCACAGGGACGGACGCCCTGCCGGGGCCGAGCGCCACGCTGGCCCTTGAGGACGCGGGCGCCGGCGCCGACGCCGTCGGCATCATCACGGAGGTCGTCAGGACCGTCCAGGACCTGGCAGCGGGCTCCGACCTGGTGGGGCGCGTCTCCGTATTCCTCTCCGTCTTCGATGCGGGCTCCGGAGGCGAGGCCCCGGGCATCGGCGTCAGCCTTTCCGTTTCAGAGGCCGGTGCCGGAGCGGATGCGGTCTCGGTCCTGGAGGCCGTCCTCAAGACGGTGGCCGATGCGGCCGTGGGGCTCGACACCATGG